A window of the Polypterus senegalus isolate Bchr_013 chromosome 4, ASM1683550v1, whole genome shotgun sequence genome harbors these coding sequences:
- the hmgb2a gene encoding high mobility group protein B2a gives MGKGDPNKPKGKMSSYAYFVQTCREEHKKKHPDTAVNFSEFSKKCSERWRTMSAKEKGKFEELAKNDKSRYEREMKNYIPPKGEKGGKKKKDPNAPKRPPSAFFLFCSEHRPKIKGDNPGISIGDVAKKLGEMWAKQSAKDKVPFEQKAAKLKEKYNKDVAAYRAKGKTDVGKKGPGRPTASKKKAEPEDEDDEDEEDEEDEEDEEDDEEEEDDDE, from the exons ATGGGAAAGGGCGATCCGAATAAGCCAAAGGGCAAGATGTCCTCTTATGCTTATTTTGTCCAAACGTGCAGAGAGGAGCACAAGAAGAAGCACCCGGACACGGCGGTCAATTTCTCGGAGTTCTCCAAGAAGTGTTCGGAAAGGTGGCGG ACCATGTCGGCCAAAGAGAAGGGCAAGTTCGAGGAGCTGGCAAAGAACGACAAGTCCCGCTACGAGCGCGAGATGAAGAATTACATCCCGCCCAAGGGAGAGAAGGGCGGCAAGAAAAAGAAGGACCCCAACGCCCCGAAGCGTCCTCC GTCCGCCTTCTTCCTGTTTTGCTCGGAGCACCGTCCAAAGATAAAGGGGGATAACCCTGGCATTTCCATCGGTGATGTGGCCAAGAAGCTGGGCGAGATGTGGGCCAAACAGTCGGCCAAGGATAAAGTGCCCTTTGAGCAGAAGGCTGCCAAGCTAAAGGAGAAGTACAACAAG GATGTCGCGGCCTATCGTGCCAAGGGAAAGACAGATGTTGGGAAGAAGGGACCCGGCAGGCCAACTGCGTCCAAAAAGAAGGCCGAACCCGAGGATGAGGACGATGAAGACGAGGAGGATGAAGAGGACGAGGAAGATGAGGAAGACGacgaggaggaggaagatgatgaTGAGTGA